A single Pedobacter sp. PACM 27299 DNA region contains:
- a CDS encoding GIN domain-containing protein, translating to MKTAVKSLIALTLTAIVLSTSAFTNASMAATTPTAISPERPFNKIEVRGNVKVTLVQSKNERVEVKNEVEGNEVIFKQKGYTLLINSDAKETLDIVIYVKDLQRIVASNGAKVATLGKFDLNVLQVFLNDDAKATFKGNIKSLYTVTNGSSDLRLLGTANEHILVKNKMSVLNTTDFAALKTESTFLENGIAANTKTTLVK from the coding sequence ATGAAAACCGCTGTAAAATCATTAATCGCATTAACCTTAACCGCAATTGTTTTATCTACCTCTGCATTTACAAATGCATCGATGGCAGCAACAACACCAACAGCTATCAGTCCTGAAAGACCTTTCAATAAGATTGAAGTACGTGGAAATGTGAAGGTTACCTTGGTCCAAAGTAAAAATGAAAGAGTGGAAGTAAAGAATGAAGTGGAAGGAAATGAGGTGATCTTTAAACAAAAAGGCTACACTTTGCTGATCAACTCTGATGCAAAAGAAACTTTAGATATAGTAATTTATGTGAAAGATTTACAAAGAATTGTGGCCTCAAATGGTGCTAAAGTAGCTACTTTAGGGAAATTTGACCTGAATGTATTACAAGTATTCCTGAATGATGATGCTAAAGCGACATTTAAAGGAAATATCAAAAGCTTATACACAGTGACAAATGGCAGCTCAGATCTGAGACTGCTTGGAACTGCCAACGAGCATATTTTAGTAAAAAATAAAATGTCTGTATTGAATACTACCGATTTTGCTGCCTTGAAAACAGAGAGCACTTTCCTTGAAAATGGAATTGCTGCAAACACGAAAACGACTTTAGTGAAATAG
- the amaB gene encoding L-piperidine-6-carboxylate dehydrogenase: protein MKKNISSVLKNLGIQELNPAYSTGQTWSAAKNTKTIDSFSPVDGQKIARIQVATAEDYETVMKTAESAFQYWRSLPAPKRGDIVRQFGDALRLAKEDLGTLVSYEMGKSLQEGFGEVQEMIDICDFAVGLSRQLYGLTMHSERPHHRMYEQWHPMGIVGVISAFNFPVAVWSWNMALALVCGNVCVWKPSSKTPLCAIACQQIITKVLKNNDMPEGISSLLIGNAVGEMINNDKRIPLVSFTGSTRIGRTVATAVAGRFGRSILELGGNNAIIISKDADLEMSIIGAVFGAVGTAGQRCTSTRRLIIHEDIFEDFKNRLIKAYGQLRIGDPLDQYHHVGPLIDTAAVEMYSKAIEKGIREGAEFVVEGGILDGENYNSGCYVKPCVAVVKNHYEIVQEETFAPILYLIKYKTLEEAIALQNGVPQGLSSAIMTLNLREAEQFLSASGSDCGIANVNIGTSGAEIGGAFGGEKETGGGRESGSDAWKGYMRRQTNTINYANTLPLAQGIKFDL, encoded by the coding sequence ATGAAAAAAAACATCAGTTCCGTTTTAAAAAACCTAGGGATTCAGGAACTCAATCCTGCATACAGCACTGGCCAGACCTGGTCGGCAGCAAAAAACACTAAAACCATAGATAGCTTTTCGCCGGTAGACGGGCAGAAAATTGCCCGCATTCAGGTGGCTACTGCCGAAGATTATGAAACCGTCATGAAAACTGCAGAAAGTGCTTTTCAATATTGGCGCAGTCTGCCTGCACCAAAACGCGGCGACATTGTACGTCAGTTTGGAGATGCATTGAGGTTGGCAAAAGAAGATTTGGGCACCCTGGTGTCCTATGAAATGGGAAAAAGTTTACAGGAAGGATTTGGCGAAGTACAGGAAATGATTGACATCTGCGATTTCGCAGTTGGACTTTCCCGTCAGTTATACGGTCTGACCATGCATTCTGAAAGGCCGCATCACCGGATGTATGAACAATGGCATCCGATGGGAATAGTAGGTGTGATTTCAGCTTTTAATTTCCCTGTAGCTGTATGGAGCTGGAACATGGCATTGGCATTGGTATGTGGAAATGTTTGCGTATGGAAACCTTCTTCAAAAACACCATTGTGTGCCATCGCTTGTCAGCAGATCATCACTAAAGTACTGAAAAATAACGACATGCCAGAAGGCATCAGCAGCCTGCTAATTGGTAATGCAGTAGGCGAGATGATCAATAACGACAAACGGATTCCCCTGGTTTCCTTTACCGGATCTACCCGTATTGGCCGTACCGTTGCGACTGCAGTAGCGGGCAGGTTTGGCAGAAGTATCCTGGAACTTGGTGGAAACAACGCCATAATTATTTCAAAGGATGCCGATTTAGAGATGTCAATCATTGGCGCGGTATTTGGCGCGGTAGGTACTGCCGGACAGCGCTGCACCTCTACCCGAAGGCTCATCATTCATGAAGACATCTTTGAAGATTTCAAAAACAGGCTGATTAAGGCTTATGGTCAGTTAAGAATTGGTGATCCTTTAGATCAATACCACCATGTAGGTCCATTAATCGATACCGCAGCAGTAGAAATGTACAGCAAAGCGATCGAAAAGGGAATCAGGGAAGGTGCGGAATTTGTAGTGGAAGGAGGCATTCTGGACGGAGAGAATTATAATTCCGGCTGTTATGTAAAGCCATGCGTTGCAGTTGTAAAAAATCATTATGAAATTGTACAGGAAGAAACTTTTGCTCCTATTCTTTACCTGATCAAATATAAAACGCTGGAAGAAGCCATTGCTTTACAAAACGGAGTACCGCAAGGATTATCTTCCGCTATTATGACATTAAACCTTAGAGAAGCCGAACAGTTTTTGTCGGCCTCAGGCTCCGACTGTGGCATTGCAAACGTAAATATCGGCACTTCAGGTGCAGAAATAGGCGGTGCTTTTGGTGGCGAGAAAGAAACTGGGGGTGGCAGAGAAAGTGGCTCTGATGCCTGGAAAGGCTATATGCGCAGGCAAACGAATACGATTAACTATGCCAATACATTGCCCTTGGCACAAGGCATCAAATTTGATTTATAA
- a CDS encoding tetratricopeptide repeat protein — MEEEFLFEFSDDAQRSVERYEEMIRNEDQYFFDAQAFENIIDYYIEKSDPVKALQVTDYAVNQHPYAAVFLVKQAQLFFVTDQIERAFLALQKAEMLEASEAEIYILRGNIYNSLERYSEALDNFQIALGFAESTDEILLQIAYVYQNMLDYEQAIVYIKRSLEQDMENKDGLYELAFCYDILDKQEESIKFYQEYIDNDPYSYAAWYNLANSYHKLDLFEKAIDAYDYAILIKDNFASAYYNKGNALVQLDRFAEAIEVYKHTFEYEPPNADTYCAIGECYEKLDLMDEARAYYKKSVKMDAKMADAWFGIGVTLNFEERYFESLHFYRKALELDDENPDFWFAMADAFYKLGQIEESIEAYYKVLEFNPVDIEAWLDFSTVLYEQGRLLEASETILDGIKNNPDAAELYYRMVAYLFALGEKNDALVYLETALVTDPDKHYILFEYLPQLQDNGSIIEVINRYVK; from the coding sequence ATGGAAGAGGAGTTTTTATTTGAGTTTAGTGATGATGCGCAACGTTCTGTAGAACGTTATGAGGAAATGATACGTAATGAGGATCAGTACTTTTTCGATGCGCAGGCTTTTGAAAATATTATTGATTATTATATCGAGAAGAGTGATCCTGTAAAGGCACTGCAAGTGACTGATTATGCAGTAAATCAGCATCCTTATGCCGCTGTATTTCTGGTGAAACAGGCGCAATTGTTTTTTGTAACCGACCAGATTGAAAGGGCTTTTCTTGCTTTGCAAAAGGCAGAAATGCTGGAGGCTTCAGAAGCGGAGATTTATATCTTACGAGGTAATATTTACAATAGTCTGGAACGTTATTCAGAAGCTTTGGATAATTTTCAGATCGCATTGGGTTTTGCCGAGTCTACTGATGAAATCCTGTTACAAATTGCTTATGTGTACCAGAATATGCTCGATTATGAACAAGCAATTGTTTATATCAAACGTAGTCTGGAACAAGATATGGAAAACAAGGACGGCTTATACGAGCTGGCATTTTGTTATGATATCCTGGATAAACAAGAAGAAAGCATTAAATTTTATCAGGAATATATAGATAATGATCCCTATTCTTATGCGGCATGGTATAACCTTGCCAATTCGTATCATAAACTTGACCTGTTTGAAAAAGCGATCGATGCTTATGACTATGCCATTTTAATTAAGGATAATTTTGCTTCTGCTTATTATAATAAAGGAAATGCACTGGTACAGCTAGACCGTTTTGCGGAGGCTATAGAGGTGTATAAACATACTTTTGAGTACGAACCACCTAATGCGGACACGTATTGTGCCATCGGTGAATGCTATGAAAAACTGGATTTGATGGATGAAGCACGTGCTTATTATAAGAAATCAGTGAAAATGGATGCTAAAATGGCAGACGCCTGGTTTGGAATTGGAGTGACGCTCAATTTCGAAGAGCGCTATTTTGAATCGCTTCATTTTTACCGTAAAGCATTAGAACTGGACGACGAAAATCCAGACTTCTGGTTTGCCATGGCAGATGCTTTTTATAAACTCGGTCAGATTGAAGAATCTATCGAAGCTTACTATAAGGTTTTGGAATTTAATCCGGTGGATATTGAAGCCTGGCTTGACTTTTCTACCGTGCTTTATGAGCAGGGAAGGCTATTGGAAGCTTCTGAAACGATTTTGGATGGGATAAAAAATAACCCGGATGCTGCAGAACTATACTACCGAATGGTGGCCTATCTGTTTGCACTCGGAGAAAAAAATGATGCCCTGGTTTACTTGGAAACAGCGTTGGTAACCGATCCGGATAAACACTATATTTTATTCGAATATTTACCACAACTACAAGATAATGGTTCAATAATCGAAGTCATTAATCGTTATGTTAAATAA
- a CDS encoding phosphosulfolactate synthase: MNYPLNNIPERSVKPRNKGITMVMDKGLSLRQTEDFIEVAGVHTDIVKLGWATSFVTPNLKEKLAIYRDAGIPTYFGGTLFEAFVIRNQFDDYCRVLDKYQMEYAEVSDGSISIEHDLKCEFIQKLAKQVTVISEVGSKDAAKIFAPYKWIKLMNAELQAGSWKVIAEAREGGNVGIYRGSGEVREGLVDEILTQIPEETIIWEAPQKEQQVWFIKLLGANVNLGNIAPAETIPLETIRLGLRGDTFDHFLNLDKL; the protein is encoded by the coding sequence ATGAACTACCCATTAAATAATATACCCGAAAGATCTGTAAAGCCACGCAACAAAGGAATTACAATGGTCATGGATAAAGGATTAAGCTTAAGGCAAACTGAAGATTTCATCGAGGTTGCCGGAGTACATACTGATATCGTAAAATTAGGCTGGGCAACTTCGTTTGTGACGCCTAACTTAAAAGAGAAGCTCGCAATTTATAGAGATGCAGGAATTCCTACTTATTTTGGAGGGACATTATTCGAAGCTTTTGTAATTCGTAATCAGTTTGACGACTACTGCAGAGTGCTGGATAAATATCAGATGGAATATGCTGAAGTTTCTGATGGCTCGATTAGCATTGAACACGACCTAAAATGTGAATTCATTCAGAAATTAGCAAAACAGGTCACTGTAATTTCAGAAGTAGGTTCTAAAGATGCAGCAAAGATTTTTGCCCCATACAAATGGATCAAATTAATGAATGCTGAGCTGCAGGCGGGTTCCTGGAAAGTAATTGCTGAAGCCAGAGAGGGTGGAAATGTGGGCATCTACAGAGGTTCTGGAGAAGTGAGAGAAGGATTAGTAGATGAAATCCTGACTCAAATCCCTGAAGAAACCATCATCTGGGAAGCACCGCAGAAAGAACAACAAGTTTGGTTTATTAAGCTTCTTGGAGCCAATGTAAACCTTGGAAATATCGCTCCTGCGGAAACTATTCCTTTGGAAACTATCCGTTTGGGCTTAAGAGGTGATACTTTTGATCATTTTCTGAATCTGGATAAATTGTAA
- a CDS encoding shikimate dehydrogenase family protein: MKKFGLIGFPLSHSFSKKHFTEKFAQEQIADCEYDLYPIENISSFPELIADEEICGINVTIPHKVGVMTYINQLDEAAAEIGAVNCIDIRRENGKAVLKGYNTDAYGFETSLFPFLKEHHTKALIFGDGGAAKAIKYVLHKLGISFLVVTRKPAEGTILYEAVNEEMLREYTVLINTTPLGMSPNVDSCPQIPYEFITEKHLSYDLVYNPELTKFLERSAASGAAIKNGLEMLYLQAERSWYIWNS; this comes from the coding sequence ATGAAGAAATTTGGCCTGATTGGGTTTCCCTTATCTCATTCCTTTTCAAAAAAACATTTTACGGAGAAATTCGCGCAGGAGCAAATCGCTGATTGTGAGTATGACCTTTATCCAATTGAAAATATCAGTTCCTTCCCGGAGCTGATTGCTGATGAAGAAATTTGCGGAATTAATGTGACCATCCCTCATAAAGTGGGCGTGATGACCTATATTAATCAGCTGGATGAAGCAGCAGCAGAAATTGGTGCCGTAAATTGTATCGATATTCGGAGAGAAAACGGTAAGGCTGTGCTGAAAGGCTACAATACTGATGCCTATGGTTTTGAAACATCTTTATTTCCTTTTTTAAAGGAACACCATACTAAAGCCTTGATTTTTGGCGATGGTGGGGCTGCAAAAGCAATAAAATATGTGCTCCATAAGTTGGGAATTTCATTTTTAGTGGTCACAAGAAAACCAGCAGAGGGAACGATTTTGTACGAAGCTGTAAATGAAGAAATGCTGCGGGAATATACGGTGCTGATCAATACCACGCCTCTGGGGATGTCGCCAAATGTAGACAGCTGTCCGCAGATTCCTTATGAATTTATCACTGAAAAACACCTTTCTTACGATTTGGTTTACAATCCTGAGCTGACAAAATTTTTAGAACGAAGTGCTGCATCCGGTGCCGCCATTAAAAATGGACTGGAAATGTTGTACCTTCAAGCCGAACGCTCCTGGTACATTTGGAACTCCTGA
- the gldD gene encoding gliding motility lipoprotein GldD yields MNRFFPVGLLALVLAFTACNQENNYAPKPRGYFHINFPKKAYQTFNEGCAFSFEYPVYAKMIPDSGRGTQPCWYNLSFPQFNGRLHLTYYDVSSKKEYEGLVEDARTFAFKHTVKANAIDQKLINYPEKKVYGIYYAIEGNTASSVQFFLTDSAKHYFRGALYFNERPQYDSIQPVVNFIKKDIDQMISTFKWKN; encoded by the coding sequence ATGAATAGATTTTTCCCGGTCGGCCTCCTTGCGCTGGTATTGGCTTTTACTGCCTGTAATCAGGAAAACAATTATGCACCGAAGCCGAGAGGGTATTTTCACATCAATTTTCCTAAAAAAGCATACCAGACTTTCAATGAAGGCTGTGCTTTTTCATTTGAATACCCAGTGTACGCAAAAATGATTCCCGATAGCGGAAGAGGGACACAGCCTTGCTGGTATAACCTTTCTTTTCCGCAATTTAACGGACGTCTGCACCTTACTTATTACGATGTATCTTCCAAAAAAGAATATGAGGGCCTGGTAGAAGATGCGAGAACCTTTGCCTTTAAACATACGGTGAAGGCGAATGCGATTGATCAAAAACTGATCAATTACCCTGAAAAGAAAGTTTATGGCATTTATTACGCCATAGAAGGCAATACTGCTTCTTCTGTACAGTTCTTTTTAACAGACAGTGCGAAACATTATTTTCGTGGTGCTTTATACTTTAATGAGCGCCCGCAGTACGATTCTATTCAGCCTGTTGTAAATTTTATAAAAAAAGATATTGATCAGATGATCAGTACCTTCAAATGGAAAAATTAA
- a CDS encoding MBL fold metallo-hydrolase — MISIQQFAFNPYRENTYVLFDESLECVIIDPGMYDGDEQNELVRFIKENKLKPVLLLNTHCHIDHVLGNKFVYDNWSLKPQFHAGELSVLQAIPGYATQMGFEYELSPEPEVFLGETGRVKFGNSQLELIFAPGHSPAHLCFYAAADNFLIGGDVLFYTSIGRTDLPGGNHAQLINSIRNNLFILPDDCKVYPGHGQFTTIGFEKQHNPFLQS; from the coding sequence ATGATTAGTATTCAGCAATTTGCTTTCAATCCATATCGTGAAAACACTTACGTTTTATTTGATGAATCGTTGGAATGTGTGATCATCGATCCCGGAATGTATGATGGTGATGAACAAAACGAACTGGTTCGTTTCATCAAGGAGAATAAGCTAAAACCGGTATTGTTGTTAAATACACATTGCCATATCGACCATGTATTGGGAAATAAATTTGTGTATGACAACTGGAGTTTGAAGCCTCAGTTTCATGCAGGAGAACTTTCGGTGCTGCAAGCCATCCCTGGATATGCAACACAGATGGGCTTCGAATACGAGCTTTCTCCGGAACCAGAAGTCTTTTTGGGAGAAACAGGAAGGGTTAAATTTGGAAACAGTCAGCTGGAGCTGATTTTTGCGCCAGGTCATTCGCCGGCACATTTATGTTTCTATGCCGCTGCAGACAACTTTTTAATTGGTGGTGATGTACTTTTCTATACCAGTATCGGTCGTACAGACCTTCCGGGTGGGAATCATGCGCAATTAATCAATAGCATAAGAAATAACTTGTTTATATTGCCAGATGATTGCAAGGTTTATCCAGGTCACGGTCAGTTTACGACCATTGGCTTTGAAAAACAGCACAATCCATTTTTACAGTCGTAA
- a CDS encoding ABC transporter permease → MNTAFYIARRYLFAKKSTNAINIISAISVLGVFVGSAALIIILSAFNGLGEMVLKMFNTMTPQLVIMPAHGKTFEPNTAYFNQLKKADGIYSYVEVLSENALLKYNDKQSVGLIKGVGPDYLKNKSLDSTIIDGHFMLDNPSGHYAVIGSAIQNFLVVNTTDPFNPLQVYSPKKGKGVSSINPGDNFTVLTIPVSGIFEVQQDFDNVAIVPLDFARQLLAEPSKISSIELLLNPGIDPDEFKAKIEEKIGTEFVVKDRIEQNSALHSILGSEKWAVYIILTFVLIIAIFNIIGSLTMLVIDKLKDISVLSSLGAGKSLIKRIFLLEGMMITMTGCILGLFVGLIFCLVQQEFGLIKMSQDNPMISNAYPIGLKWADFLLVFLTVTVFSFMASALSSNLSVKKIDHLNQDL, encoded by the coding sequence TTGAATACAGCCTTTTACATAGCCCGCAGGTATCTTTTTGCTAAAAAATCTACCAATGCGATCAATATCATTTCCGCAATTTCCGTGCTGGGGGTGTTTGTGGGAAGCGCTGCATTGATCATTATTTTGTCGGCTTTTAACGGGCTTGGAGAAATGGTGCTGAAAATGTTCAATACCATGACCCCTCAACTGGTCATCATGCCGGCTCATGGCAAGACTTTCGAACCCAATACCGCTTATTTTAATCAATTGAAGAAGGCAGATGGGATTTATTCTTACGTGGAGGTCTTGTCAGAAAATGCCTTACTTAAATACAATGACAAGCAAAGTGTAGGCCTGATTAAAGGCGTAGGCCCGGATTATCTGAAGAACAAAAGCCTGGACAGTACCATTATTGACGGACATTTCATGCTCGACAATCCGAGTGGTCATTATGCGGTGATTGGCTCTGCAATTCAGAACTTCCTGGTGGTCAATACCACAGATCCCTTTAACCCTTTACAGGTCTATTCTCCAAAAAAAGGAAAAGGGGTGAGCTCGATTAATCCCGGTGATAATTTCACCGTACTGACCATTCCGGTATCTGGGATTTTTGAGGTGCAGCAGGATTTTGACAACGTGGCTATCGTACCTTTAGACTTTGCCCGGCAGTTATTAGCTGAACCAAGCAAAATTTCTTCTATAGAATTGCTGTTAAATCCAGGAATAGATCCAGATGAATTTAAAGCGAAAATAGAAGAGAAGATCGGAACGGAATTCGTTGTAAAAGATCGTATTGAGCAGAATTCCGCACTTCATAGCATACTGGGGAGTGAAAAATGGGCGGTATATATCATCCTTACTTTTGTATTAATAATTGCTATATTTAATATTATCGGTTCATTAACAATGCTGGTGATAGACAAATTGAAGGATATTTCCGTTCTAAGTAGTCTGGGAGCAGGGAAAAGCCTGATCAAGCGGATATTCTTGCTGGAGGGGATGATGATTACCATGACGGGATGTATACTTGGGTTATTTGTGGGACTGATATTTTGTCTGGTACAGCAGGAATTTGGCCTGATCAAGATGTCGCAAGACAACCCAATGATTTCCAATGCCTATCCAATTGGCCTTAAATGGGCGGATTTTTTATTAGTATTTTTAACAGTGACTGTGTTCTCTTTTATGGCATCAGCTTTGTCGTCTAATCTGAGCGTCAAGAAAATTGACCACTTAAATCAAGATCTCTAA
- a CDS encoding menaquinone biosynthesis family protein: MTLSLGFSPCPNDTFIFDALIHHKIDTEGLDFKVSFDDVETLNQKAMKGELHITKLSFHAFAYVYEQYALLDAGSALGFGVGPLLIAKNEYLANHPDHINAELRVGIPGKYTTANFLLGIAFPHLVQKEEMVFSAIEQSLLTDQIDLGLIIHENRFTYMDKGLHKVMDLGNYWEQQTGCAIPLGGIVINRDLDQDIKEKVNRVLRKSVEYAFANPKSGIEFIKQHAQEMSEEVMYKHIDLYVNKYSIDLGTEGRKAIDVLFQMAQERGLIQPITKDLYLIP, encoded by the coding sequence ATGACTTTAAGCCTTGGATTTTCCCCTTGCCCGAATGACACGTTTATATTTGATGCCCTGATTCATCATAAAATTGACACGGAAGGATTAGATTTTAAAGTTTCATTTGATGATGTAGAAACATTGAATCAAAAGGCCATGAAAGGGGAACTTCACATCACTAAACTGAGCTTTCATGCTTTTGCTTATGTGTATGAACAATATGCGCTGTTAGATGCCGGAAGTGCTTTAGGATTCGGCGTTGGGCCTTTACTCATTGCCAAAAATGAATACCTCGCCAATCATCCAGATCATATCAATGCCGAACTTCGCGTGGGCATCCCTGGAAAATATACTACCGCTAACTTCCTGTTGGGCATTGCTTTCCCCCATTTAGTACAAAAGGAGGAAATGGTTTTCTCCGCCATTGAGCAGTCACTTCTGACAGATCAAATTGACCTCGGATTGATCATTCATGAAAACAGGTTTACCTATATGGACAAGGGCTTACACAAGGTGATGGATCTGGGTAATTACTGGGAGCAGCAAACCGGCTGTGCGATTCCTTTAGGAGGCATAGTGATCAATAGAGACCTGGATCAGGACATAAAAGAAAAAGTAAACAGAGTACTTCGCAAATCTGTTGAATACGCTTTTGCAAACCCTAAATCTGGAATTGAGTTCATCAAACAGCATGCACAGGAAATGAGTGAGGAAGTGATGTACAAGCACATTGACCTGTACGTTAACAAATACTCTATTGACCTGGGTACAGAAGGCAGAAAAGCAATTGATGTGTTATTTCAAATGGCGCAGGAAAGAGGATTGATCCAACCCATTACAAAAGACCTTTACCTGATTCCTTAG
- the mqnB gene encoding futalosine hydrolase: protein MKILLVAATNAEISLITEHFGLSGAALMKTERFDLLITGVGMTATAFALGKHLSNRYQLVLNLGIAGSFDPTIPLGTVLNVVADDFSELGAEDHGQFLPIEALGFGKSGYHAYNNLLHPSLSELKKVKGITVNTIHGSAESIEAVKNRLHPITESMEGAAVLYSCEQAGIPCLQIRSISNYVEPRNRESWKIGLAIKNLNEWAIGFLTNS, encoded by the coding sequence ATGAAGATTCTTTTAGTAGCAGCAACAAATGCAGAAATCTCTTTAATAACCGAACATTTCGGGTTATCAGGAGCCGCATTGATGAAAACAGAAAGGTTCGACCTGCTGATTACTGGGGTAGGGATGACTGCCACCGCTTTTGCATTAGGAAAGCATTTATCTAACCGGTATCAATTGGTGCTCAACCTGGGTATTGCAGGTTCTTTTGACCCTACGATCCCGCTAGGGACAGTTTTGAATGTAGTGGCGGATGATTTTTCGGAGCTTGGTGCAGAAGACCATGGCCAATTTCTTCCTATCGAAGCGCTGGGTTTCGGAAAAAGCGGTTACCATGCCTACAACAACCTGCTTCATCCCTCTTTATCGGAACTTAAGAAAGTGAAAGGAATTACCGTAAATACCATTCATGGCTCTGCAGAAAGCATTGAAGCGGTTAAAAACAGGCTGCATCCCATTACGGAGAGCATGGAAGGCGCAGCGGTACTTTACAGTTGTGAGCAAGCCGGCATCCCCTGTCTGCAAATCCGCAGCATCTCGAATTATGTGGAACCGAGAAACCGCGAAAGCTGGAAAATCGGCCTTGCCATCAAAAATTTGAATGAATGGGCGATTGGATTTTTGACAAACAGCTAA
- a CDS encoding 6-pyruvoyl trahydropterin synthase family protein encodes MIYITRKASFNAAHKLSRPDWSEDKNTEVYGKCANPNWHGHNYQLYVTVKGEINPETGFLVDLKWLKDITNTYVVDKIDHRNLNLDVDFMKGKLASTENLAIAIWEELLPYIEESGATLHCIKIYETENNFVEYFG; translated from the coding sequence ATGATATACATAACCAGAAAAGCATCATTTAACGCTGCGCATAAATTGTCGAGACCGGATTGGTCTGAAGATAAAAACACAGAAGTTTACGGAAAATGTGCCAATCCAAATTGGCATGGACACAACTATCAGCTGTATGTGACTGTTAAAGGGGAGATTAACCCGGAAACAGGCTTCCTTGTAGATCTGAAATGGTTGAAAGACATCACCAATACTTATGTGGTGGATAAAATTGACCACAGAAACCTGAATCTTGATGTAGATTTCATGAAAGGGAAACTGGCCTCTACGGAAAACTTAGCCATCGCAATATGGGAAGAATTACTGCCTTATATTGAAGAGTCTGGCGCGACCCTGCACTGCATCAAAATTTACGAAACTGAAAACAACTTTGTCGAGTACTTCGGCTAA
- the folE gene encoding GTP cyclohydrolase I FolE, translating into MNNHLDHLDETEDGYIKIDRYNEGKISAVANHYTDILSQLGEDPSREGLVKTPERVAKALQYLTHGYDLDPAAILKGAMFKEDYSQMVVVKDIEVFSMCEHHMLPFFGKAHVAYIPNGHIVGLSKIPRIVDAFSRRLQVQERLTNEIRDCIQETLNPLGVAVVIECKHLCMAMRGIQKQNSVTTTSAFTGEFAKDTTRAEFLRLITANLH; encoded by the coding sequence ATGAACAATCATTTAGATCATTTAGATGAAACTGAAGACGGTTACATCAAAATAGATCGTTACAACGAAGGAAAAATCTCCGCTGTAGCGAATCATTATACAGACATTCTAAGCCAGTTAGGCGAAGATCCTAGTCGCGAGGGACTGGTAAAAACACCGGAACGTGTAGCGAAAGCCCTGCAATATCTAACGCATGGTTACGACCTGGATCCGGCAGCGATCCTTAAAGGTGCAATGTTCAAAGAAGACTACAGTCAAATGGTGGTAGTGAAAGATATTGAAGTATTTTCTATGTGTGAACACCACATGCTTCCTTTCTTCGGAAAAGCACATGTGGCCTATATTCCGAACGGTCATATTGTTGGATTGAGCAAAATTCCTAGAATTGTTGATGCTTTTTCTCGCCGTTTGCAAGTACAGGAACGTTTAACAAATGAAATTAGAGATTGCATCCAGGAAACGTTAAACCCTTTAGGAGTAGCCGTGGTGATTGAATGCAAGCATTTATGTATGGCAATGAGAGGAATTCAGAAGCAAAATTCTGTGACTACCACCTCCGCTTTTACAGGAGAATTTGCAAAAGACACAACAAGGGCAGAGTTTTTGAGGTTAATCACTGCCAACTTACACTAA